In Marinomonas posidonica IVIA-Po-181, a single window of DNA contains:
- the aceE gene encoding pyruvate dehydrogenase (acetyl-transferring), homodimeric type → MTEQHILEDIDPIETKEWVDALESVLREEGPDRAQYILNRLTGEASKAGTSLPASITTSYRNTIAPEDEAPLPGDIFMERRIRSIIRWNALAMVMKANRADSTLGGHITSFSSAATLYDIGFNHFFRGNDGKQEADMVFFQGHISPGIYARSYIEGRLTDEQLDNFRREVDGKGISSYPHPWLMPDYWQFPTVSMGLGPLQAIYQAHVMKYQHSRGLIDQGDRKVWAFLGDGECDEPESLGAIALAGREKLDNLIFVINCNLQRLDGPVRGNSKIVQELEGVFRGAGWNVVKCLWGRHWDPLFEKDTKGLLVKRMNEVCDGELQNYKANGGAYTREHFFGKYPELLEMVKDMTDDEIMNLNRGGHDPYKVYAAYKEATSHKGQPTVVLAQTVKGYGMFKAAEAQNTAHQTKKLDEESLAQFRDKFGIPISDEELKDLPYYKPAEDSPEMQYLRSRRKELHGDFPTRRRDCEALEVPSLEAFKAQIAGTKGREISTTMAFVRALNVMVKDKQIGSRVVPILADEARTFGMEGMFRQLGIYSSEGQRYTPHDHTQIMYYKESQDGQILQEGINEAGAFSSWLALATSYSNSNLPMIPVYIYYSMFGFQRVGDLAWAAGDSQARGFLIGATAGRTTLNGEGLQHEDGHSHILAGTIPNCVSYDPTYSYEVAVIVQDGLRRMYKEKESVFYYLTVMNENYAHEDMPEGVEDGILKGMYKLKSHAKKTNKKQVQLLGSGVILREVEAAAEILFNDFGVNSDIWSVTSFNELRREGLDASRWNMLHPEAEQRQSYVETCLDGNGPVIASTDHVKLFADQIRPFVKGTYNVLGTDGFGRSDTRAQLRHFFEINRYWVVVSALNALAKDGVVDASVVSEAIAKFGLDPEKPNPVIC, encoded by the coding sequence ATGACTGAGCAGCATATTCTCGAAGACATCGATCCAATTGAAACCAAAGAGTGGGTCGATGCGCTTGAGTCTGTCCTTCGCGAAGAAGGTCCTGATCGCGCGCAATACATTTTAAACCGTCTGACTGGTGAAGCCTCTAAAGCAGGCACCTCACTACCAGCCTCCATTACGACGTCTTATCGCAATACTATTGCGCCAGAAGATGAAGCACCACTTCCAGGTGACATCTTTATGGAGCGTCGTATTCGTTCAATCATTCGCTGGAATGCATTGGCAATGGTGATGAAGGCAAACCGAGCGGATTCTACGCTGGGTGGTCACATTACCAGTTTTTCATCCGCAGCTACCTTGTACGATATCGGCTTTAACCACTTTTTCCGTGGCAATGACGGTAAGCAAGAAGCGGACATGGTGTTTTTCCAAGGCCATATTTCTCCAGGGATTTATGCTCGTTCATACATCGAAGGTCGTTTGACTGATGAGCAGTTAGATAACTTCCGTCGTGAAGTGGATGGCAAAGGTATCTCTTCTTACCCTCACCCATGGTTGATGCCAGATTACTGGCAGTTCCCAACCGTTTCTATGGGTCTAGGGCCTTTACAAGCCATTTATCAAGCACATGTGATGAAATATCAGCACAGTCGTGGTTTGATTGATCAAGGTGATCGTAAAGTCTGGGCGTTCCTAGGTGACGGTGAGTGTGATGAGCCAGAATCTTTGGGTGCCATTGCACTTGCAGGTCGCGAGAAACTGGATAACCTGATCTTCGTGATTAACTGTAACTTGCAGCGTCTAGATGGGCCTGTTCGTGGTAACAGTAAAATTGTTCAGGAGCTAGAAGGTGTCTTCCGTGGCGCTGGTTGGAATGTTGTCAAGTGTCTATGGGGTCGTCATTGGGATCCTTTATTCGAAAAAGATACCAAAGGTTTGCTTGTCAAGCGTATGAATGAAGTGTGCGATGGCGAACTTCAGAACTACAAAGCGAATGGTGGTGCTTATACTCGTGAGCATTTCTTCGGTAAATATCCTGAGTTGCTAGAAATGGTTAAAGACATGACTGACGATGAGATTATGAATCTTAATCGCGGTGGTCACGACCCATACAAAGTTTACGCAGCTTATAAAGAAGCGACGTCTCATAAAGGTCAACCGACTGTTGTCTTGGCGCAAACCGTCAAGGGTTACGGCATGTTTAAGGCGGCTGAAGCGCAAAATACCGCGCACCAAACGAAAAAACTGGATGAAGAGTCTCTGGCTCAGTTCCGTGACAAGTTTGGTATCCCAATCAGTGATGAGGAGTTGAAAGACTTACCTTATTACAAGCCAGCTGAAGACAGCCCGGAAATGCAATACTTGCGCTCACGTCGTAAAGAGTTGCATGGCGATTTCCCAACACGTCGTCGTGATTGTGAAGCGCTTGAAGTGCCATCTTTAGAAGCGTTTAAAGCGCAAATCGCTGGTACAAAAGGTCGTGAAATTTCGACGACTATGGCGTTCGTGCGTGCCTTAAATGTGATGGTTAAAGACAAGCAAATTGGTTCGCGTGTTGTGCCGATTCTTGCTGATGAAGCACGTACATTCGGTATGGAAGGCATGTTCCGTCAGTTGGGTATTTACTCTTCTGAAGGTCAGCGTTACACGCCGCATGATCATACTCAGATTATGTACTACAAAGAATCTCAAGATGGTCAGATTCTACAAGAAGGCATCAATGAAGCCGGTGCGTTCTCTTCTTGGTTAGCGTTAGCAACGTCCTACAGTAACAGCAATTTGCCGATGATTCCTGTGTACATCTACTACTCTATGTTTGGTTTCCAACGTGTTGGCGACTTGGCGTGGGCGGCAGGTGATTCTCAGGCACGTGGTTTCTTGATTGGTGCGACTGCCGGTCGTACAACGCTAAATGGTGAAGGTCTACAGCACGAAGACGGTCATTCACACATCTTGGCAGGTACCATTCCAAACTGTGTGTCCTATGACCCGACTTACTCTTACGAAGTAGCCGTTATTGTTCAAGATGGCTTGCGTCGCATGTACAAAGAGAAAGAGAGCGTGTTCTATTACCTAACCGTAATGAACGAAAACTACGCACATGAAGATATGCCAGAAGGTGTTGAAGACGGCATCCTGAAAGGTATGTATAAGCTTAAATCACACGCTAAGAAAACCAATAAGAAGCAGGTTCAATTGCTTGGTTCTGGCGTTATTCTTCGTGAAGTGGAAGCGGCGGCGGAAATTCTATTCAACGACTTTGGTGTGAACTCGGATATTTGGAGTGTGACCTCTTTCAATGAATTGCGTCGTGAAGGTTTGGACGCAAGTCGTTGGAATATGCTTCACCCTGAAGCGGAGCAGCGTCAGTCTTATGTTGAGACTTGCTTAGACGGTAACGGCCCTGTGATTGCATCAACTGACCATGTTAAGTTGTTTGCTGACCAGATTCGTCCATTTGTGAAGGGTACTTACAATGTACTTGGTACTGATGGTTTTGGTCGAAGTGATACGCGCGCTCAATTGCGTCATTTCTTTGAGATCAACCGTTACTGGGTTGTTGTTTCTGCCTTAAATGCACTGGCGAAAGACGGTGTGGTTGATGCATCCGTAGTTAGTGAGGCGATTGCCAAGTTTGGTTTAGATCCTGAGAAACCAAATCCAGTTATTTGCTAA
- the aceF gene encoding pyruvate dehydrogenase complex dihydrolipoyllysine-residue acetyltransferase, whose translation MSTEIIRVPDIGGATDVEVIEVSVKVGDNIEVDQSIIVLETDKASMDVPSSHAGKITKISVTEGDKVSEGDEVLVIELEASAVNQAASAEVEKAAEPVAVPASSEQHVVVPDIGGATDVEVIELCIAEGDLVEEGDSLIVLETDKASMDIPSPFTGKVGSISIKVGDTVSEGHAILTMMTESVGASNVVAEPAQQASEAAPAVASGGVESVKVPDIGGAEGVDVIEVAVAVGDEVKEGDSIIVLETDKASMDIPAPKSGKVKSISLKEGDQVSEGDLILELEVEGAVAAPQTASSAPEKKAEAPVANQPKTAAPVVDQSAVLTEPSKKVHAGPAVRMLARELGVDLSLVRATGPRGRILKEDLHAYVKAAVQKAATAPAVGAASGAGLPTVPDQDFSKFGEIEIVKMSKIQRLTAENMVRNSLVVPQVTQFDKADISNLESFRKGLKPEMEKQGVKLTPLPFLIKAVAQAMVANPAFNVSLMADGESYVQKHYVNIGIAVDSPVGLVVPVLRDADKKSVVQIAKEAGELIKKALDKQLKPADMQGGCFTISSLGAIGGTGFTPIVNCPEVGILGVSKADIEPRWNGKDFEPRTMLPLCLSYDHRAINGGDAGRFLTYLNSLLSDVRRLTL comes from the coding sequence GTGAGTACTGAAATCATTCGAGTACCGGATATTGGCGGTGCGACTGATGTCGAAGTTATCGAGGTCAGTGTTAAGGTTGGTGACAATATTGAAGTCGACCAATCAATTATTGTTTTAGAAACGGATAAGGCTTCAATGGATGTGCCTTCATCGCATGCAGGTAAAATAACGAAAATTTCCGTTACTGAAGGCGATAAAGTGTCAGAAGGTGATGAAGTTCTAGTGATTGAGCTTGAAGCTTCCGCTGTTAATCAAGCAGCATCCGCAGAAGTGGAGAAAGCGGCTGAGCCTGTTGCTGTGCCAGCTTCCAGTGAGCAGCACGTTGTAGTACCTGATATTGGTGGTGCTACAGATGTTGAAGTAATAGAGCTTTGCATTGCTGAGGGTGATCTGGTTGAAGAGGGTGATTCACTGATTGTTCTCGAAACAGACAAAGCTTCTATGGATATTCCTTCACCATTCACTGGTAAAGTAGGCTCTATCTCAATCAAGGTAGGCGATACAGTGTCAGAAGGTCATGCCATCCTAACCATGATGACCGAGTCTGTTGGTGCTTCTAATGTTGTGGCTGAGCCTGCTCAGCAAGCTTCTGAAGCAGCGCCTGCTGTCGCTTCAGGTGGTGTTGAGTCTGTTAAGGTGCCAGATATTGGTGGTGCTGAAGGCGTTGATGTTATCGAAGTGGCTGTTGCGGTTGGCGATGAGGTTAAAGAGGGTGATTCCATTATTGTGCTTGAAACTGACAAGGCATCAATGGACATTCCTGCACCGAAATCCGGCAAAGTGAAGTCTATCTCTTTAAAAGAAGGTGACCAGGTTTCTGAAGGTGATTTGATTCTAGAACTTGAAGTGGAAGGTGCTGTTGCAGCGCCGCAGACTGCTAGTTCTGCGCCTGAGAAGAAAGCCGAAGCGCCAGTAGCAAATCAACCAAAAACAGCGGCACCGGTTGTAGATCAATCTGCTGTATTGACTGAGCCATCCAAAAAAGTTCACGCAGGTCCTGCTGTGCGCATGTTGGCTCGTGAATTGGGTGTTGATTTGTCTCTTGTTCGAGCGACTGGTCCTCGTGGTCGTATTTTGAAAGAAGATCTGCATGCTTATGTTAAAGCGGCTGTACAGAAGGCTGCAACAGCACCTGCTGTAGGCGCAGCTTCTGGTGCAGGTTTGCCAACGGTTCCGGATCAAGACTTCAGCAAGTTCGGCGAAATCGAAATTGTTAAGATGAGCAAGATTCAGCGATTGACGGCTGAGAACATGGTTCGCAACTCTTTGGTTGTGCCACAAGTGACTCAGTTTGATAAAGCTGATATCTCGAATTTGGAATCGTTCCGTAAAGGCTTGAAGCCAGAAATGGAAAAACAAGGTGTGAAATTGACACCTCTACCATTCCTGATCAAAGCTGTTGCGCAAGCTATGGTTGCTAACCCAGCATTCAATGTGTCTTTGATGGCTGACGGTGAAAGCTACGTGCAGAAGCACTATGTTAACATCGGTATTGCCGTGGATTCGCCAGTTGGACTTGTGGTTCCTGTATTGCGTGATGCTGACAAGAAATCAGTCGTGCAGATTGCTAAAGAAGCGGGTGAGTTGATCAAGAAAGCACTTGATAAGCAACTTAAGCCTGCTGATATGCAGGGTGGCTGTTTTACTATCTCTAGCCTTGGTGCGATTGGTGGTACTGGCTTCACGCCAATTGTTAACTGTCCAGAAGTGGGTATTCTAGGGGTGTCTAAAGCTGACATCGAGCCGCGCTGGAATGGTAAAGACTTCGAGCCTCGCACTATGTTGCCTTTGTGTTTGTCTTATGACCACAGAGCAATCAATGGTGGCGATGCGGGTCGCTTCTTAACTTACTTGAACTCATTGTTGAGCGATGTTCGTCGCCTAACGCTGTAA
- a CDS encoding SulP family inorganic anion transporter: MIIDFSRFKDWTLVGDLFGGATTAVVSLPLALAFGVASGAGAEAGLWGAILVGLFAALFGGSTSLISEPTGPMTVIMTAVLTSMMASSPESGLAMAFTVVMIAGAFQITLGYLKLGKYITLMPYSVISGFMSGIGVILVILQLAPFLGHPSPAGGVVGTLTALPSLLMNLKFSELFLGLMTLGVLFYVPKKWRRYAPPQLIALVAITLISIILFDDSDVRRIGIIPSGLPSIHWPTFEFSVIMEMVINGLVLGTLGCIDTLLTAVIADSLTRKEHDSNRELIGQGVANLASGLLGGLPGAGATMGTVVNIQTGAKSPLAGITRALILLLVVLGASQLISPIPMAVLAGIALYVGINILDWSFLKRAHKVALSPTIIMYGVMALTVFVDLMVAVGIGVFIANIITIEKLSRLQSGNVKAISDADDDIPLTENEKNLLDSANGKVLLFYLSGPMIFGASKAIAKHHNRIHNYKAVVLDLSAVPMMDLTIGLALENAIKDAIDADCAVYIYSPNGQTTERLEKLGVISRLPDNAFCESRLQALEHATNSLASA, from the coding sequence ATGATTATTGATTTTTCTAGGTTCAAAGATTGGACATTAGTAGGCGACTTATTTGGCGGAGCAACTACCGCAGTTGTGTCACTCCCCTTGGCGCTCGCATTTGGCGTTGCATCAGGCGCTGGCGCTGAAGCAGGCCTTTGGGGCGCCATTCTGGTTGGATTATTTGCCGCACTATTTGGTGGCTCTACCAGCCTTATATCAGAACCCACAGGCCCCATGACGGTCATTATGACAGCCGTACTAACCAGCATGATGGCCAGCAGCCCTGAAAGCGGCTTAGCCATGGCATTTACTGTAGTGATGATTGCTGGGGCCTTTCAAATCACACTGGGATATTTAAAACTCGGCAAATACATTACCCTAATGCCATATAGCGTCATTTCTGGATTCATGTCTGGCATTGGCGTGATACTGGTCATTTTGCAGCTAGCGCCTTTCTTAGGACATCCATCGCCGGCTGGAGGCGTTGTTGGCACATTAACCGCACTCCCCAGCTTACTCATGAACCTGAAGTTCTCTGAGTTATTTTTGGGACTAATGACCCTTGGCGTGTTATTTTACGTACCTAAAAAATGGCGTCGCTACGCCCCCCCTCAACTGATTGCCCTGGTCGCCATCACCCTTATTTCCATTATCCTATTTGATGATTCCGATGTTCGTAGAATAGGCATCATCCCATCTGGACTACCCTCCATTCATTGGCCAACATTTGAATTCTCAGTAATAATGGAAATGGTCATTAATGGTTTGGTTTTAGGCACGCTTGGCTGTATTGACACACTATTAACCGCGGTTATAGCTGACAGCTTAACGCGCAAAGAACATGACTCTAATCGTGAGCTAATTGGTCAAGGCGTTGCGAACCTAGCGTCCGGCCTACTTGGAGGCCTACCTGGCGCAGGCGCGACCATGGGCACGGTCGTCAACATTCAAACAGGAGCAAAATCCCCATTGGCCGGCATCACCCGCGCCCTTATTCTCCTGCTGGTTGTACTCGGAGCCTCACAATTAATTAGCCCAATCCCTATGGCTGTGCTGGCTGGAATTGCACTCTATGTGGGTATTAACATTCTTGACTGGAGCTTCCTGAAGCGCGCCCACAAAGTCGCCTTATCCCCCACTATTATTATGTATGGTGTAATGGCATTGACCGTCTTTGTCGACCTCATGGTGGCCGTTGGCATAGGAGTATTTATCGCCAACATCATCACCATCGAGAAACTCAGTCGCCTACAATCAGGCAATGTGAAAGCCATTAGCGATGCCGACGACGACATCCCGCTCACTGAAAATGAGAAGAACTTACTCGACAGTGCGAATGGCAAGGTATTGCTATTTTATCTTTCAGGCCCCATGATTTTTGGTGCCAGTAAAGCCATTGCCAAGCACCATAACCGCATCCATAACTACAAAGCCGTTGTATTGGATTTAAGCGCGGTACCCATGATGGACTTAACCATAGGCTTAGCACTCGAAAACGCCATCAAAGATGCCATTGATGCTGACTGTGCCGTGTATATTTACAGCCCTAACGGACAGACAACTGAGCGACTTGAGAAACTTGGCGTCATCAGCAGACTCCCAGATAATGCGTTCTGCGAATCACGCTTACAGGCCCTTGAACATGCCACAAATAGCTTAGCTTCTGCTTAG
- the rne gene encoding ribonuclease E has translation MIRMLINATQQEELRVALVDGQRLYDLDIESGSREQKKSNIYKGKITRVEPSLEAAFVDFGADRHGFLPLKEISKTYFSKKVNHEGRINIKDVISEGQEVIVQVDKEERGNKGAALTTFVSLAGRYLVLMPNNPRAGGISRRIDGDDRSQLKEAMSGLKTPENGGLIVRTAGVGRSTEELQWDLDYLETLWSSITKAAAEKPAPFLIYQESNIVIRAIRDYLREDIGEVLIDEKQAYQDAVNFVMQVMPHFKSRIKLYTDSTPLFNRFQIETQIETAFQREVRLPSGGSIVIDPTEALVSIDINSARATKGGDIEETALQTNLEAADEIARQLRLRDIGGLVVIDFIDMTPVRNQKEVENRMKTALEADRARVQLGRISRFGLLEMSRQRLRPSLGETSGIVCPRCNGQGFIRDVESLALSVLRLIEEECAKERTAQIRAVLPVSVATFLLNEKRTNIAKIEKRNSVHIILVPNPHMETPHFEVERIRDDNSVVSQNDTSYTLVETPEQPPYEPRQANEVVRQQAAVTSIAPKAPAPAHTNTPVKSKPSKPNKPGLLSRILTALFGESTDSKAAEKGNKNTTNSKNTRNNSSKNASKNARPNRNKRNVKHQSTEREESQDKARSTRQSRREQAEAGGKNNNGRRNNRPNRQNEQDNKTDNQEQAPKAARQQKEVPEVKERKRDRNENRRRNGKIKDEAQESAKLQEAEQAAKLESVEKTESDNQSDQQDKSGDEPQQRRSRRSRRSRRPQREENNTENNETEIAQAEPKATETSAEEKEQAIETTSPVNSEAVAAATQALDENNGPVIEADSDRETESKTTSDAKAEEVVKPKPKMSVKAQISKAEQSSELENAEADISAAVISASTETEALNNESETVNTATTEAPTQVVTEAVNVEVEATSSTEENVAETVTETDALPTKDVTIEEAAETAAEPKVVTPEIEMPAAEYAEPTAQQTVASQSEQVSQDSAVPAQTETEQATDKKTRVPRRGRGKPAAKAASPETTAPVELPEAILAQQEKFRQEQEEKRNAATSRRRTASGRVKNDPRLAREESQPVEESTESN, from the coding sequence ATGATTAGAATGTTAATAAATGCAACTCAACAAGAAGAGTTGCGCGTTGCACTAGTAGACGGTCAACGTCTGTATGATCTAGATATCGAATCTGGCTCTCGCGAGCAGAAAAAATCCAACATTTATAAAGGCAAAATTACTCGAGTCGAACCGAGTCTTGAAGCCGCTTTTGTTGATTTTGGCGCAGACCGCCACGGATTCCTTCCTCTTAAAGAAATTTCCAAAACCTACTTCTCTAAAAAAGTGAACCACGAAGGTCGCATCAACATTAAAGATGTGATCAGCGAGGGACAAGAAGTCATTGTTCAGGTTGACAAGGAAGAGCGCGGCAACAAAGGCGCGGCGCTGACCACCTTTGTTAGCTTGGCGGGGCGCTACCTGGTATTAATGCCAAATAACCCACGCGCTGGTGGCATTTCTCGACGCATTGACGGCGACGATCGTTCACAGTTAAAAGAAGCAATGTCAGGTCTAAAAACACCTGAAAATGGCGGCTTGATTGTTCGTACGGCAGGCGTTGGACGCTCGACTGAAGAGCTTCAGTGGGATTTAGACTACCTAGAAACGCTTTGGAGCTCCATCACTAAAGCGGCTGCTGAAAAACCTGCGCCTTTCTTAATCTATCAAGAAAGTAACATTGTTATTCGAGCCATTCGCGATTACCTTCGTGAAGACATCGGCGAAGTACTGATCGACGAAAAACAAGCTTATCAAGATGCCGTTAACTTTGTGATGCAGGTAATGCCTCACTTTAAGTCTCGCATTAAGCTTTACACAGACTCAACACCACTATTTAATCGCTTTCAGATTGAAACTCAGATTGAAACAGCCTTCCAACGCGAAGTGCGCTTACCTTCTGGCGGCTCTATCGTTATTGATCCAACAGAAGCCTTGGTGTCCATTGACATCAACTCAGCACGTGCAACGAAAGGCGGCGACATCGAAGAGACCGCACTACAAACCAACCTTGAAGCCGCAGATGAAATTGCTCGTCAGCTAAGACTTCGTGATATTGGTGGACTAGTGGTCATTGACTTTATCGACATGACGCCTGTACGCAACCAGAAAGAAGTAGAGAATCGCATGAAAACGGCGCTTGAAGCTGACCGTGCTCGTGTTCAACTGGGTCGCATTTCTCGCTTTGGCCTTCTTGAAATGTCTCGCCAACGCCTACGCCCTTCACTTGGCGAAACCAGCGGTATCGTTTGTCCACGCTGTAATGGCCAAGGCTTCATTCGTGACGTTGAATCTCTTGCCTTATCCGTATTACGTCTTATTGAAGAAGAATGTGCGAAAGAACGTACAGCACAAATTCGTGCGGTACTACCTGTGTCTGTCGCAACTTTCTTGCTTAATGAAAAGCGTACTAACATTGCGAAAATTGAAAAACGCAACAGCGTACACATTATCCTAGTGCCAAATCCGCACATGGAAACACCGCATTTTGAAGTTGAACGAATTCGTGATGACAATTCGGTTGTGTCTCAGAATGACACTAGCTACACATTAGTCGAAACACCTGAGCAACCGCCATACGAACCTCGTCAAGCCAACGAAGTGGTTCGCCAGCAAGCGGCTGTCACCAGCATTGCACCAAAAGCACCGGCACCAGCGCACACCAACACGCCAGTGAAAAGCAAGCCAAGCAAGCCGAATAAACCTGGCCTATTGTCTCGCATTTTGACCGCCCTATTCGGTGAATCAACAGATTCAAAAGCAGCCGAAAAAGGCAATAAAAATACCACGAACAGCAAAAATACTCGTAATAACAGCAGCAAAAACGCAAGCAAAAACGCTCGACCAAATCGCAACAAGCGTAACGTGAAACACCAGAGCACAGAGCGTGAAGAGTCACAAGATAAAGCACGTTCAACTCGTCAATCTCGCCGCGAACAAGCGGAAGCTGGTGGCAAAAACAACAATGGTCGTCGCAATAATCGTCCAAATCGTCAAAACGAACAGGACAATAAAACAGACAACCAAGAACAGGCTCCTAAGGCGGCACGCCAGCAAAAAGAAGTACCTGAGGTGAAAGAACGCAAACGCGACCGCAATGAGAATCGCCGTCGCAATGGCAAAATCAAAGATGAAGCTCAGGAAAGCGCGAAACTGCAAGAAGCAGAACAAGCTGCCAAACTAGAGTCTGTAGAAAAGACTGAATCAGACAATCAGTCTGATCAACAGGATAAGTCTGGTGATGAGCCTCAGCAACGTCGCTCTCGTCGCTCTCGTCGTTCTCGCCGCCCACAACGTGAAGAGAACAACACAGAGAATAATGAGACTGAGATTGCTCAAGCTGAACCTAAAGCAACAGAAACATCAGCGGAAGAAAAAGAGCAAGCTATTGAAACCACATCACCAGTGAATTCTGAGGCTGTCGCAGCGGCAACTCAAGCACTTGATGAAAACAATGGCCCAGTCATTGAAGCCGACTCGGATAGAGAAACTGAAAGCAAAACAACATCAGACGCGAAAGCAGAAGAAGTCGTTAAGCCCAAGCCTAAAATGTCCGTTAAGGCTCAAATCAGCAAAGCAGAACAAAGCTCAGAGCTAGAAAACGCTGAAGCGGATATATCGGCTGCAGTGATCAGCGCATCAACTGAGACTGAAGCACTTAACAATGAATCAGAGACTGTTAACACAGCGACCACTGAAGCACCAACTCAAGTAGTAACTGAAGCGGTTAATGTCGAAGTTGAAGCAACCAGCTCTACCGAAGAAAATGTCGCTGAAACGGTCACTGAAACAGATGCATTACCGACCAAAGATGTGACTATAGAAGAAGCAGCAGAAACAGCGGCGGAACCGAAAGTCGTAACACCGGAAATTGAAATGCCTGCCGCTGAATATGCCGAGCCAACAGCTCAACAAACAGTCGCAAGCCAAAGCGAACAGGTTAGCCAAGATTCGGCCGTGCCTGCTCAAACTGAAACAGAGCAAGCGACAGATAAGAAAACGCGTGTTCCTCGACGTGGTCGTGGCAAGCCAGCAGCGAAAGCGGCAAGCCCAGAAACAACCGCTCCGGTAGAACTTCCAGAAGCCATTCTGGCCCAACAAGAGAAATTCCGCCAAGAACAGGAAGAGAAGCGCAATGCTGCGACTTCACGCCGACGCACTGCCTCAGGTCGAGTTAAAAACGATCCTAGATTAGCTCGCGAAGAGAGCCAACCAGTGGAAGAAAGCACTGAATCAAATTAG
- a CDS encoding RluA family pseudouridine synthase → MSETDQNITARPAVRYVTIDENNHGQRVDNFLVTFLKGVPKGKIYNLLRKGEIRVNKKRTKPDYRLQSEDVVRIAPIVIAPESKKPDLSDRLKNEIESRIVYEDKGLMVVNKPSGLAVHGGSGLSFGLVEVVRQMRPQEKFIELVHRLDRDTSGLIMIAKKRAVLKELHTALREKEGVQKTYLALVYGSWPKRKQQVNAPLLKNELKSGERVVKVHTDGKESLTLFKLVRQFEGYSLIECEPVTGRTHQIRVHTLHAGYPIVGDDKYSPVEDLKMSKSLGFKRLCLHATRLVIELNGERKVFEAPLDDEWQHSMNTSLTPLY, encoded by the coding sequence ATGTCCGAAACAGACCAGAATATAACCGCACGCCCCGCTGTGCGCTATGTAACGATAGATGAAAACAATCACGGACAGAGGGTTGATAACTTCCTTGTTACCTTTTTAAAAGGTGTGCCTAAAGGAAAAATTTACAATCTGCTTAGAAAAGGTGAAATTCGCGTTAATAAAAAGCGAACCAAACCAGATTATCGACTGCAGTCTGAGGATGTAGTTCGTATCGCTCCCATTGTTATTGCCCCAGAATCCAAAAAACCAGATTTATCAGATCGTCTAAAAAACGAGATTGAGTCACGTATTGTCTATGAAGATAAAGGTTTGATGGTGGTGAATAAGCCATCTGGTTTGGCTGTGCACGGCGGCAGTGGGTTAAGTTTTGGTTTGGTGGAAGTGGTGCGTCAAATGCGTCCGCAAGAAAAGTTTATTGAGCTTGTTCATCGACTGGACCGTGACACCTCTGGCTTGATCATGATTGCTAAGAAGCGAGCCGTGTTAAAAGAGTTGCATACTGCGCTACGAGAGAAGGAAGGCGTACAAAAAACCTATTTGGCGCTGGTTTATGGGAGCTGGCCAAAACGTAAGCAACAGGTGAATGCGCCTCTGTTGAAAAATGAGCTTAAATCTGGTGAGCGAGTGGTCAAAGTTCACACTGATGGCAAGGAGAGTTTGACCTTGTTCAAATTGGTCAGACAATTTGAAGGTTATAGTTTGATTGAATGTGAACCCGTGACAGGGCGAACGCACCAAATTAGAGTGCATACCTTGCATGCGGGTTATCCCATTGTGGGAGATGACAAGTATTCCCCTGTAGAGGATCTTAAAATGAGTAAGTCCTTGGGGTTCAAGCGTCTTTGCTTGCACGCGACTCGTTTAGTGATTGAGCTGAATGGTGAACGTAAGGTATTTGAAGCGCCGCTTGATGACGAATGGCAACATTCCATGAATACATCCCTAACACCTCTCTATTAG